Genomic window (Streptomyces cadmiisoli):
GCCGTCCGGACCTTCTGCTGAACCGAGAACGTACTGACCGATCACAGCCGCGTGGCCACCGCGATCATGGAGGCCGGCTGGAACACCGAGCGCTTATCCGAGCTCATCACCCGGTGGCCCGCATCGAACCGGGTCCGCACCACCGTCAGCGTGATCATCGCCGCCCGGCTGCGCGCTGTTCATGCCTACCCGCCGCTCGCCACCTCGGACAGCCCGCACCGTCATCGCAGCCCTGGCGCCCCTGGCGCAGGTCGAGTGATCCAGCTGCGGTAGGCCCAAAATCGCACCCGGGCGGAACCTGTGCCCGGCCTGCCGGGCTGGCTGCTATGCCGAACCTGCCCCGGACCGAGATCACGGTGCGCGCGCACCGACAGCGACGGCCGCTGCAGTGCCTGCGCCACCGTATCCATCTCCCTCCTGGATGGATCACCATGGCCACCCAGGCCTGCCGGGGAAGAGGATTGCTCATCGGCGCACTGGAGGGATCGTGTGCGTACCGAATGGCATGGGTCGGTGTGGCGCTGACGGCCGTCTGGTGCGGTGCGCGGCCTGCCTTCCCGTGTGAGAGGTCCGCCATCTGGCAGGAGGGCCTCCAACTGTGACACCTGGCCGACGGCGCCACGCTCCATGGCCGTTGGTCGGCGGATCGGAGGATGCGGCGGCGGCCGGTGGTGACCTGCTGGGCGGTGGTGGGGAACAGGGCAGCCGCAGGCTGCCGGACTCTCCGAGACGGGGCCCTGACCTTCTTGATCGGGTTCACGGCACCTTCTGTGACGTCGGAGCAATGCCGGGCCCGGACGATGCATGCCTGCCGAAACATGCGGGACGGCGAAAGGCTTCTCCAGTATTCCGAAACCCTGATCACCTGGGCTGCCGTCACCCTCGTGGCCCGCGGCCGCACCCAGCAGAAGTGGCTCAGCCGTTGAGCCCTTTACTGCACGCAACCGACGCTTACTGCCCGACGGCGTTTGGTTGGAATGCCTTGAAGCACACAGTTCGGCTGTTGCTGCAGATCTCCGCGTCCCTGGGGATGTGCGTAGCTTCTGGGAATTCGTAGGTCAGGAATATCATTGTTCTGCCGGAGGGGAACCTGACCGTGCTTTCCTGTATGGGGGTTGCGTGCTTGGGCGTGCCGCCTGTGTAGGTGAAGGGCCCGCTGGTGTTCTCGACAACGGTGACGTTGAGCCACAACTGATGCCGATCGGCTGCACCGCTGAGGCCGTGCGGAGTAAGTCTGCCCACATGCACGTAGCCCTGCGGCTTCCGCTTTGCCGCAAGCCCGAAGCACGTCCGGTCCGAGCCCCGCTCGCGAATCGACACCAGGCAGTACGTGTTGGCGTCCGGCATCCAGGCAACGTCACCTGTGCCCGCCGGCTGGCGGCGCCGCAGGACCGCCACCTCCGACGTCGCCGGAACAGCGTGCCCCGCGGGGAACAACGCCTCGTTTCTGTACGCCTCGATCAGCTTCGCGTCCTCGGCAGTGATCATCGCCGCACCCAGTGGCATGGCGGGACCAGGCTCGGGTGGCTCGGGAGAACCGGAGGAAGCAGGCGAAGAAGGAGAAGAGTAGGAGCGAGGGGGAGGGGGAGAACTGAGCGGAGGGCTGGCCTCCGTGCAACCTGTCACCACGAACAGCAGTACGCCGACACACGAAAGAAGCCCGCGCTTCATCTCTCACCCCCGGTTGTGGTGATCATAGCCGAGCCGTTGTGACTCAGCGTCAAAGGTGATCCTGTGCTCCCCGGTCTGCTGCTATTCGGGTACTGAGTTCAGGAGCATGGCGAAGGACTCCTTCTCGAATACCCAGCCTGCCAGGTTGCCTGTGATCTTGGTGCCGTTGATGGCAACAGTGGGGGTGCCGGGGCCGCGTGGGTCGTCGCCACCGGCTGTCTCGTAGGTCTTCTGCGACGCGTTGACGAAGTCCTTGTACTTCATCGTCGTCACGGCAGAGTCGAATGCTTCGCTCCGCAGCCCGTCGACCTGGTCGGCGAGTTCGAGCAGGGAGGCCGTGGTGTAACCGCCTGCGAGTTCGATCTCGGCCCTGTTTTCGAAGATCACGGCGTGGTACTCGGTGAACTTGCCGGCGTCCAGCGCCGCGCGAAGGGCGTTGACGGCTCTCTTCGATCCGTCGCCACCCATGCTGTCGTCCCTGAAGGACGCGAGGGTGTACTCGGTCTTGGCCTCGCGGCGAAGCGTCATCTCGCGGAGAGCCGGGGCGCCGGTCGACTCAAACTGCTCGACGAACGGACAACGTGGGTCCTCGTACAGCCTTACCGTGGTTGCCGCGGCCGGGTCGCCCACCACGATCGTCGTGCCGTCCGCGGCCAGCTTCTCCGGCAGTTCCTCAACCCCCGTGTAGTCCGCCGGGACAGGCGTGCCAGCGCCTTTGCCGTCCGTGGACTGCTCCGTCTGTGCGCACCCTGACACCATGAGCACAGCCATTCCGGCCACCGTTGTGGCGGCCAGCACTCTTACGTTTCGCACCTGCGGATTCCCTCCCCTTGACCGCGCTGACTCTAGGCGCGTCAGGTTGCGAAGCGCACACCGATTTCTGCCGCTGGACCATGGCCTAGCGTGGACGCAGTGGCCCTCGACTGGCTGGCACGTCCCGCACACGGCACGAGCGGGCGATAGGCCCCGGTGTCGACGGCAACTGATCGGGGACCGAAGAGTGCCCCGGCGGCAAATTTCCAGGCTCTGACCGGAGTTCAGTGAATCCCCAGTACAGCCAGTGTGTGCAAAAGCGTCCTGCCAGGGGATCTCACGGCTGTGGGGGTCTGTTCGCTGCAAGATGTGCTGTTCTCAGAAATCGTTGTCCGGCCGGAACGGGTGGACTCCGTCGCTGACGTTCTGGTCGTGGTGGCAGCGGCATGCGGACCGCCCCCAAGGTGTCCGGGCTGCCACGCTCTTGCACGCCGGGCCCGCTCGTCGTACGAACGCGAATTGGCAGAACGGCCGCTTGTGGGCGAGAAGTTGCAGGTCAAGCTGCGGGTGCGGCGATTCTTCTGCGACCGTACGTCTTGCCGCAGGAAGACGTACGTCGAGCAGGCTGGCGGTCGAACGCTATCGCCGCTCCAGTCTCGGTTTGAAGAAGTGGCTCCACGCGGTCGCGGCCGAGTTCGGAGGCCGGCCTGGTGAACGGTTGGGTCGCCGACTGCACCTTGGTACAGGCCGCAGCCGACCCCTTGGACTGCTGGAATCACCATCCGTTCCAGATCGGGCCCTGCGCATACTCGGTGTCTACGAGTTCGCTTTCCGAGAGGGCCGTACCTACGGAGCCCTCCTCGTCGATGTGGAAGCCGACCGGGTCGTCGATATTCTGCCCGACCGGACCTCGGAGATCTTCGCCAACTGGCTGCGCGAGCACCCCGGCACCGAGATTGTCTAATGGGTCTTTAAGGCGGTTCATGAGCCTCACGTTGGACGGGGCTCTTGCCCTATTGGTGCAGGGCCACAAAACGCCCGAACTGGCCAGGTGTGGCTGCGCCTCGTTCACGCTCCTACGGACCCGGATTCTCACCCAGCCGTGAAACTGTCCGGGTTCACGCTGCGGCGAGAACTGCCTGGACAAAGTCGCCTGGCGGCGCATAGTCGTGTGCCTCGACATAGTGAGCGATCAGTTCAGGGGCGGCGTAGGCAACGTCTCCACCCATCACCCATATCTCGGCACTTCCCCGCGGATGACTGGGCCGACTGCCGAACATCCGAGAAACGCAGAACGGGCAGGAGTGGAAGCCGCGAGTCTGCTGAGCTCTGTGCGTGCTGCTCATGCGGGTCAGCACTGCAGCCAGCCCGGAGGGAGCAACGCCCTGCTCGTAAGGCTGGCCGCGCTCAAGCCAGCCCACGTTGACCAAAGGAACACCATGCCAATGACCCGTTGCATCGGGCGCCCAGTTGTCCCTGTCATACGTGTATGGCGTCAAGTCCACGTAGTACGTCACTCCAAATGTCTACCAGGTGGACGCGACCACGGAGCGAACGGGCTGCGCGCCGAACAGTTCAAGGAACTCCGGGCCGAGTCAATTTTCCAAGAACCGCATCACAGTGGGCAGGCAGCGCGGTCGTGGTGCTCGGCGGCGCGGCGTTCTCAGCCGCGGTAACCGATCTGCGAGATGTCCTCCGCGAGATCAGTGAACTTGACGTCCGGGTTGAGCGCGGCGACGGTCTGCGGTGTCAGTGGACGCTGGGACAGCAGTGCGCGGACGGCCGTGAGGTCGACAGGTGTTTCGTAATGGAAGGACGCCCACGCCGCGTAACTCTCTGCTGAGCGGTCGGTGAGGAGTTCGAAGAGGTGGTTCGCGCCGTCGGGGTCGCCGTCTCCTTCCGTGGGAAAGGCAATGGTGCCGGCGTGCCAGCTGGTGTCACCGACCTCGCGCCACAGGCAGCAGGTGATGGAGGGGGTGGCGTCCGTGTCGGAGAGCGCGGGTTCGGTGCGGTGGAGGCGGAAGACGTCCGGCAGCTCGTCCAGGATGCCGGGCCACACGGTGGGGACGTCCGTCCGGGCCCACGGGCTCATGAGTGATGTGTGGTCGAAGCCCCGGACGTAGGCCCCGGCG
Coding sequences:
- a CDS encoding DsbA family protein, yielding MAVLMVSGCAQTEQSTDGKGAGTPVPADYTGVEELPEKLAADGTTIVVGDPAAATTVRLYEDPRCPFVEQFESTGAPALREMTLRREAKTEYTLASFRDDSMGGDGSKRAVNALRAALDAGKFTEYHAVIFENRAEIELAGGYTTASLLELADQVDGLRSEAFDSAVTTMKYKDFVNASQKTYETAGGDDPRGPGTPTVAINGTKITGNLAGWVFEKESFAMLLNSVPE
- a CDS encoding transposase family protein, encoding MAAACGPPPRCPGCHALARRARSSYERELAERPLVGEKLQVKLRVRRFFCDRTSCRRKTYVEQAGGRTLSPLQSRFEEVAPRGRGRVRRPAW
- a CDS encoding transposase; translation: MKKWLHAVAAEFGGRPGERLGRRLHLGTGRSRPLGLLESPSVPDRALRILGVYEFAFREGRTYGALLVDVEADRVVDILPDRTSEIFANWLREHPGTEIV